The following are encoded in a window of Platichthys flesus chromosome 19, fPlaFle2.1, whole genome shotgun sequence genomic DNA:
- the sec31a gene encoding protein transport protein Sec31A isoform X6, which translates to MKLKEINRTAIQSWSPAQHHPVYLATGTSAQQLDASFSTNASLEFFELDLAERSLDMKSCGSFSSTHRYHKLVWGPYGMDSDAHPSGVLIAGSENGNVILYDPAKIMAGESDVIIAESDRHTGPVRALDVNPFQTNLFASGGNESEIYIWDMNTFGSPMTPGPKTQPLEDISCVSWNQQVQHILASASPSGRASVWDLRKNDLIIKVSDHSNRMHCSGLAWNPEVATQLVLASEDDRMPVIQMWDLRFATSPLKILENHTRGVLSIAWSLADPELLLSCGKDNRILCWNPNTAEVLYELPTSSQWCFDIQWCPRNPAVLSAASFSGHIDIYSIMGGSNQAQSTRDTDQISTSFGNMDPFGTGQTLPPLQLPQTTAPPAVVNPLKKPPKWIRRPVGASFAFGGKLVSLENPKPNPQQLQQPASHVVHVSQVVTETAFLKRSDQLQATLSSGSFVDFCQEKIDAAANEFEKTIWSFLKANFENDIRSKFLELLGYNKEELALKISAALEVKPADPPKPPAPVQVEVPAPISLQPLPDLSLMQPADTPESVFDMIAAANLQPAATLELDSTLEAEGENPEAVEDLEEDLLTDEPEKIVEHVLPLGDAENGKEVMGQEMKMEVEEEEIPLDEETTASVEEVEAEEDIPVETPVLVQEAFEVPAPVQEAAEVPAPVQEAAEVPAPVQEAAEVPAPVHEAAVVPAPVHEAAVVPAPVQEAVEFLAPVQAPVQEATEVPAPVQALVQEATEVPAAVQAPVQTLVQEAVEVPAPVQAPVQTLVQEAMEVPTPALAGGVSLSISQDVDGLITQALLTGDFEGAVDLCLHDNRMADSIILAIAGGADLLEKTQKKYFTKAHSKITKLISAVVMKDWHDILKTCDLQNWKEALAAVMTYAQPEEFSSLCDILGNRLDAAEVAQLRVQACLCYICAGNVEKLVSCWTKAQDGHCPLSLQDLVEKVVVLRRAVEQTQRSDPAAVGILLAEKMCQYANLLASQGSLTTAISYLPDNTNQVAIQQLRDRLSRALGQQAVAPAAPVQTQRAQSQQPAPQAQHNSALPPQPFTPVQPTMVPQPTQPSAAPVPMHTPASAPAPAHPQYFQPMRAASTVTSWSNQSPTSLPNVPPPPQVGSASEPQAEPPNSMYGMPASSTAFAAPPASAFMYSQQYQRPQNGWNDPPALSRATKKKKVPENYTPPAPITAPILSPLGADPKAQMGSSGGPQAMLQGPQGAQIPYAGMSQQQQQHHHHHQQQQQQQQQQQQQFSPTTMNPAMPKTSMEGAPGAPIGDVIQPMRSIPAEKIMKKPIPDEHVVLKTTFEGLIQKCLAVATDPQTKRKLDDANKRLEALYDKLREQTLSPAIVGGLHNIARTIESRAYMEGLNIHTHIVSNSNFSETSAFMPVLKVVLTQANKLGV; encoded by the exons ATGAAACTCAAAGAGATCAACCGCACTGCCATCCAGAGCTGGAGTCCTGCTCAGCACCATCCTGTCTACCTGGCTACAG gaacATCAGCCCAACAGCTGGATGCCTCCTTCAGCACCAATGCCTCCTTGGAGTTTTTCGAGCTGGACTTGGCTGAGCGGTCACTGGACATGAAGTCATGtggcagcttctcctccactcACAG GTACCACAAATTGGTGTGGGGTCCCTATGGGATGGACTCCGACGCTCACCCATCTGGCGTCCTTATCGCCGGAAGTGAGAATGGCAACGTCATCCTCTATGACCCTGCAAAGATTATGGCTGGAGAGAGTGACGTGATCATTGCTGAGAGTGACAGACACACGGGGCCAGTGAGAGCTCTCGACGTCAACCCGTTCCAA acAAACCTGTTTGCATCAGGTGGGAATGAGTCTGAGATCTACATCTGGGACATGAATACCTTTGGTTCTCCAATGACTCCAGGACCTAAAACACAG CCTTTGGAGGACATCAGCTGCGTGTCGTGGAACCAACAGGTCCAACACATCCTGGCCTCTGCCAGCCCGAGTGGCCGAGCCTCAGTGTGGGACCTCCGCAAAAACGACCTCATTATTAAAGTTAGCGACCACAGCAACAGA ATGCACTGCTCCGGACTGGCCTGGAACCCAGAAGTGGCCACTCAGCTGGTCTTGGCCTCGGAAGACGATCGGATGCCAGTCATCCAGATGTGGGACTTACGTTTTGCTACCTCTCCTCTCAAGATTTTAGAGAATCACACACG GGGTGTCCTTTCCATCGCCTGGAGCTTGGCTGATCCGGAGCTGCTCCTGAGCTGTGGGAAGGACAACAGGATCCTGTGCTGGAATCCAAACACAGCCGAG GTGCTGTACGAGTTGCCCACAAGCAGCCAGTGGTGCTTTGACATCCAGTGGTGCCCCAGGAATCCTGCGGTGCTGTCGGCTGCCAGCTTCAGCGGACACATCGACATCTACTCCATCATGGGAGGCAGCAACCAGGCGCAGAGCACGAGAGACACTGACCAG ATAAGCACCTCATTTGGGAACATGGATCCCTTTGGGACCGGACAAACGTTGCCTCCGCTTCAGCTGCCCCAAACCACTGCCCCTCCTGCTGTAGTAAACCCCCTGAAGAAACCACCCAAATGGATCCGCAGACCTGTTGGGGCCTCGTTCGCT TTCGGTGGAAAGCTGGTATCTTTGGAGAACCCAAAGCCGAaccctcagcagctgcagcagcccgCTTCCCACGTTGTACACGTCAGTCAAGTTGTTACAGAAACAGCCTTTTTGAAGCGCTCAGATCAGCTGCAGGCCACTCTGAGCTCCGGCAGCTTCGTGGACTTCTGCCAGGAAAAGATCGATGCAGCTGCAAATGAGTTTGAAAAGACAATTTGGTCTTTCCTCAAG gcTAATTTTGAAAATGATATCCGCAGCAAGTTCCTGGAACTTCTGGGTTACAACAAAGAGGAGTTAGCCCTAAAG ATTTCAGCAGCACTAGAGGTGAAACCTGCTGATCCTCCCaag CCACCAGCTCCTGTTCAGGTGGAGGTGCCTGCTCCAATCAGCCTGCAGCCTTTACCAGACCTCAGCCTCATGCAGCCTGCAGACACTCCAGAGTCAGTGTTCGACATGATCGCTGCAGCAAACCTTCAGCCGGCTGCCACACTTGAACTGGACTCCACTCTTGAAGCAGAGGGTGAAAATCCAGAAGCAGTAGAAGATTTAGAGGAAGATCTTCTCACTGATGAACCAGAAAAAATTGTTGAACATGTTCTCCCACTGGGAGACGCTGAGAACGGGAAGGAGGTGATGGGGCAGGAGATGAaaatggaggtggaggaggaggagatcccCTTAGATGAG GAGACAACAGCATCAGTTGAAGAGGTGGAAGCGGAGGAGGACATTCCAGTTGAGACCCCAGTTCTAGTTCAGGAGGCGTTTGAGGTCCCCGCTCCAGTTCAGGAGGCGGCTGAGGTCCCAGCTCCAGTTCAGGAGGCGGCTGAGGTCCCCGCTCCAGTTCAGGAGGCGGCTGAGGTCCCAGCTCCAGTTCATGAGGCGGCTGTGGTCCCAGCTCCAGTTCATGAGGCGGCTGTGGTCCCAGCTCCAGTTCAGGAGGCGGTTGAGTTCCTAGCTCCAGTTCAGGCACCAGTTCAGGAGGCCACTGAGGTCCCAGCTCCAGTTCAGGCTCTGGTTCAGGAGGCCACTGAGGTCCCAGCTGCAGTTCAGGCACCAGTTCAGACTCTGGTTCAGGAGGCCGTTGAGGTCCCAGCTCCAGTTCAGGCTCCGGTTCAGACTCTGGTTCAGGAGGCCATGGAGGTCCCAACTCCAGCTCTTGCAGGAGGAGTGAGTCTCAGCATCAGTCAAG ACGTAGACGGGCTGATCACGCAGGCTCTGCTGACCGGAGACTTCGAGGGAGCTGTGGACCTCTGTCTCCATGACAACCGGATGGCGGACAGCATCATTCTCGCCATCGCAGGAGGGGCCGACCTCTTGGAGAAAACCCAGAagaaatattttacaaaagcACACAGCAAGATAACCAAG ctGATCAGTGCAGTGGTGATGAAAGACTGGCATGACATCCTGAAGACGTGCGACCTGCAGAACTGGAAAGAAGCTCTAGCTGCCGTCATGACCTACGCTCAGCCTGAGGAGTTCTCTTCcctctgtg ACATTCTTGGGAACAGACTGGATGCAGCAGAAGTCGCTCAGCTCCGAGTCCAGGCCTGCCTGTGCTACATCTGTGCCGGCAACGTGGAGAAACTTGTGTCTTGTTGGACCAAAGCTCAGGATGGACactgtcccctctctctccag GACCTGGTGGAGAAAGTGGTGGTGCTGCGTCGTGCAGTCGAACAGACCCAGCGCTCTGATCCCGCTGCTGTTGGCATCCTATTGGCCGAGAAGATGTGCCAGTACGCCAACCTGCTGGCCTCGCAGGGCAGTCTGACCACCGCCATCTCCTACCTGCCCGACAACACCAACCAG GTTGCCATACAGCAGCTCCGTGACCGCCTCAGTCGGGCTCTGGGGCAGCAGGCGgtggctcctgcagctcctgtccAAACCCAGAGAGCTCAGTCTCAGCAACCTGCCCCTCAGGCTCAACACAACTCAGCCCTGCCCCCCCAGCCCTTTACCCCGGTCCAGCCCACCATGGTGCCTCAGCCCACTCAGCCCAGTGCAGCTCCAGTCCCGATGCACACACCAGCCTCTGCGCCTGCACCTGCCCATCCACAGTATTTCCAGCCA ATGAGGGCTGCCTCCACTGTCACCTCCTGGAGTAACCAAAGTCCCACATCCCTCCCCaatgtccctcctcctcctcaagtaGGCAGCGCCTCAGAGCCACAG GCGGAGCCTCCAAACTCCATGTACGGGATGCcagcctcctccacagcttTTGCTGCACCTCCGGCCTCCGCCTTCATGTACTCCCAACAGTACCAGC GGCCTCAGAACGGCTGGAATGACCCCCCTGCTCTGAGCAGagcaacaaagaagaagaag GTTCCAGAGAACTACACTCCTCCTGCACCCATCACTGCTCCCATCCTGTCTCCACTGGGTGCTGATCCTAAGGCCCAGATGGGGTCCTCTGGGGGTCCTCAGGCCATGCTCCAGGGCCCACAGGGTGCCCAGATCCCTTACGCAGGAatgagccagcagcagcagcagcaccaccaccaccaccagcagcagcagcagcagcagcaacagcagcagcagcagttctccCCGACAACCATGAACCCTGCAATGCCCAAGACAAGTATGGAAGGGGCCCCGGGAGCACCTATTGGAGATGTCATTCAG CCTATGCGGTCCATTCCTGCTGAAAAGATCATGAAGAAGCCGATCCCCGATGAGCACGTGGTACTGAAGACCACCTTCGAGGGGCTCATCCAGAAGTGCTTGGCTGTAGCCACCGACCCT CAAACCAAGAGGAAGCTCGATGATGCCAACAAACGTTTGGAAGCACTTTATGACAAACTCAGAGAGCAGACG CTCTCTCCAGCCATCGTAGGAGGACTACACAACATAGCCAGGACTATTGAGTCCCGAGCCTACATGGAGGGCCTCAACATCCACACCCACATCGTCAGTAACAGCAACTTCAGCGAGACGTCAGCATTCATGCCTGTACTAAAGGTGGTGCTGACACAGGCCAACAAACTCGGGGTCTGA
- the sec31a gene encoding protein transport protein Sec31A isoform X4, translating to MKLKEINRTAIQSWSPAQHHPVYLATGTSAQQLDASFSTNASLEFFELDLAERSLDMKSCGSFSSTHRYHKLVWGPYGMDSDAHPSGVLIAGSENGNVILYDPAKIMAGESDVIIAESDRHTGPVRALDVNPFQTNLFASGGNESEIYIWDMNTFGSPMTPGPKTQPLEDISCVSWNQQVQHILASASPSGRASVWDLRKNDLIIKVSDHSNRMHCSGLAWNPEVATQLVLASEDDRMPVIQMWDLRFATSPLKILENHTRGVLSIAWSLADPELLLSCGKDNRILCWNPNTAEVLYELPTSSQWCFDIQWCPRNPAVLSAASFSGHIDIYSIMGGSNQAQSTRDTDQISTSFGNMDPFGTGQTLPPLQLPQTTAPPAVVNPLKKPPKWIRRPVGASFAFGGKLVSLENPKPNPQQLQQPASHVVHVSQVVTETAFLKRSDQLQATLSSGSFVDFCQEKIDAAANEFEKTIWSFLKANFENDIRSKFLELLGYNKEELALKISAALEVKPADPPKPPAPVQVEVPAPISLQPLPDLSLMQPADTPESVFDMIAAANLQPAATLELDSTLEAEGENPEAVEDLEEDLLTDEPEKIVEHVLPLGDAENGKEVMGQEMKMEVEEEEIPLDEETTASVEEVEAEEDIPVETPVLVQEAFEVPAPVQEAAEVPAPVQEAAEVPAPVQEAAEVPAPVHEAAVVPAPVHEAAVVPAPVQEAVEFLAPVQAPVQEATEVPAPVQALVQEATEVPAAVQAPVQTLVQEAVEVPAPVQAPVQTLVQEAMEVPTPALAGGVSLSISQDVDGLITQALLTGDFEGAVDLCLHDNRMADSIILAIAGGADLLEKTQKKYFTKAHSKITKLISAVVMKDWHDILKTCDLQNWKEALAAVMTYAQPEEFSSLCDILGNRLDAAEVAQLRVQACLCYICAGNVEKLVSCWTKAQDGHCPLSLQDLVEKVVVLRRAVEQTQRSDPAAVGILLAEKMCQYANLLASQGSLTTAISYLPDNTNQVAIQQLRDRLSRALGQQAVAPAAPVQTQRAQSQQPAPQAQHNSALPPQPFTPVQPTMVPQPTQPSAAPVPMHTPASAPAPAHPQYFQPAEPPNSMYGMPASSTAFAAPPASAFMYSQQYQPYPQVSQYPPGAGGVPVYQPLQYSSSQGPLPPAPTEPYSPPPHPPGFLSQYTQPVPSQQAQHFYPGQPPISHCLSSSPPSHPPLFSPATSSSSSSFSFSAPPSSGASFQHGGPGSPVSYMPPPPTSGFSGPQNGWNDPPALSRATKKKKQVPENYTPPAPITAPILSPLGADPKAQMGSSGGPQAMLQGPQGAQIPYAGMSQQQQQHHHHHQQQQQQQQQQQQQFSPTTMNPAMPKTSMEGAPGAPIGDVIQPMRSIPAEKIMKKPIPDEHVVLKTTFEGLIQKCLAVATDPQTKRKLDDANKRLEALYDKLREQTLSPAIVGGLHNIARTIESRAYMEGLNIHTHIVSNSNFSETSAFMPVLKVVLTQANKLGV from the exons ATGAAACTCAAAGAGATCAACCGCACTGCCATCCAGAGCTGGAGTCCTGCTCAGCACCATCCTGTCTACCTGGCTACAG gaacATCAGCCCAACAGCTGGATGCCTCCTTCAGCACCAATGCCTCCTTGGAGTTTTTCGAGCTGGACTTGGCTGAGCGGTCACTGGACATGAAGTCATGtggcagcttctcctccactcACAG GTACCACAAATTGGTGTGGGGTCCCTATGGGATGGACTCCGACGCTCACCCATCTGGCGTCCTTATCGCCGGAAGTGAGAATGGCAACGTCATCCTCTATGACCCTGCAAAGATTATGGCTGGAGAGAGTGACGTGATCATTGCTGAGAGTGACAGACACACGGGGCCAGTGAGAGCTCTCGACGTCAACCCGTTCCAA acAAACCTGTTTGCATCAGGTGGGAATGAGTCTGAGATCTACATCTGGGACATGAATACCTTTGGTTCTCCAATGACTCCAGGACCTAAAACACAG CCTTTGGAGGACATCAGCTGCGTGTCGTGGAACCAACAGGTCCAACACATCCTGGCCTCTGCCAGCCCGAGTGGCCGAGCCTCAGTGTGGGACCTCCGCAAAAACGACCTCATTATTAAAGTTAGCGACCACAGCAACAGA ATGCACTGCTCCGGACTGGCCTGGAACCCAGAAGTGGCCACTCAGCTGGTCTTGGCCTCGGAAGACGATCGGATGCCAGTCATCCAGATGTGGGACTTACGTTTTGCTACCTCTCCTCTCAAGATTTTAGAGAATCACACACG GGGTGTCCTTTCCATCGCCTGGAGCTTGGCTGATCCGGAGCTGCTCCTGAGCTGTGGGAAGGACAACAGGATCCTGTGCTGGAATCCAAACACAGCCGAG GTGCTGTACGAGTTGCCCACAAGCAGCCAGTGGTGCTTTGACATCCAGTGGTGCCCCAGGAATCCTGCGGTGCTGTCGGCTGCCAGCTTCAGCGGACACATCGACATCTACTCCATCATGGGAGGCAGCAACCAGGCGCAGAGCACGAGAGACACTGACCAG ATAAGCACCTCATTTGGGAACATGGATCCCTTTGGGACCGGACAAACGTTGCCTCCGCTTCAGCTGCCCCAAACCACTGCCCCTCCTGCTGTAGTAAACCCCCTGAAGAAACCACCCAAATGGATCCGCAGACCTGTTGGGGCCTCGTTCGCT TTCGGTGGAAAGCTGGTATCTTTGGAGAACCCAAAGCCGAaccctcagcagctgcagcagcccgCTTCCCACGTTGTACACGTCAGTCAAGTTGTTACAGAAACAGCCTTTTTGAAGCGCTCAGATCAGCTGCAGGCCACTCTGAGCTCCGGCAGCTTCGTGGACTTCTGCCAGGAAAAGATCGATGCAGCTGCAAATGAGTTTGAAAAGACAATTTGGTCTTTCCTCAAG gcTAATTTTGAAAATGATATCCGCAGCAAGTTCCTGGAACTTCTGGGTTACAACAAAGAGGAGTTAGCCCTAAAG ATTTCAGCAGCACTAGAGGTGAAACCTGCTGATCCTCCCaag CCACCAGCTCCTGTTCAGGTGGAGGTGCCTGCTCCAATCAGCCTGCAGCCTTTACCAGACCTCAGCCTCATGCAGCCTGCAGACACTCCAGAGTCAGTGTTCGACATGATCGCTGCAGCAAACCTTCAGCCGGCTGCCACACTTGAACTGGACTCCACTCTTGAAGCAGAGGGTGAAAATCCAGAAGCAGTAGAAGATTTAGAGGAAGATCTTCTCACTGATGAACCAGAAAAAATTGTTGAACATGTTCTCCCACTGGGAGACGCTGAGAACGGGAAGGAGGTGATGGGGCAGGAGATGAaaatggaggtggaggaggaggagatcccCTTAGATGAG GAGACAACAGCATCAGTTGAAGAGGTGGAAGCGGAGGAGGACATTCCAGTTGAGACCCCAGTTCTAGTTCAGGAGGCGTTTGAGGTCCCCGCTCCAGTTCAGGAGGCGGCTGAGGTCCCAGCTCCAGTTCAGGAGGCGGCTGAGGTCCCCGCTCCAGTTCAGGAGGCGGCTGAGGTCCCAGCTCCAGTTCATGAGGCGGCTGTGGTCCCAGCTCCAGTTCATGAGGCGGCTGTGGTCCCAGCTCCAGTTCAGGAGGCGGTTGAGTTCCTAGCTCCAGTTCAGGCACCAGTTCAGGAGGCCACTGAGGTCCCAGCTCCAGTTCAGGCTCTGGTTCAGGAGGCCACTGAGGTCCCAGCTGCAGTTCAGGCACCAGTTCAGACTCTGGTTCAGGAGGCCGTTGAGGTCCCAGCTCCAGTTCAGGCTCCGGTTCAGACTCTGGTTCAGGAGGCCATGGAGGTCCCAACTCCAGCTCTTGCAGGAGGAGTGAGTCTCAGCATCAGTCAAG ACGTAGACGGGCTGATCACGCAGGCTCTGCTGACCGGAGACTTCGAGGGAGCTGTGGACCTCTGTCTCCATGACAACCGGATGGCGGACAGCATCATTCTCGCCATCGCAGGAGGGGCCGACCTCTTGGAGAAAACCCAGAagaaatattttacaaaagcACACAGCAAGATAACCAAG ctGATCAGTGCAGTGGTGATGAAAGACTGGCATGACATCCTGAAGACGTGCGACCTGCAGAACTGGAAAGAAGCTCTAGCTGCCGTCATGACCTACGCTCAGCCTGAGGAGTTCTCTTCcctctgtg ACATTCTTGGGAACAGACTGGATGCAGCAGAAGTCGCTCAGCTCCGAGTCCAGGCCTGCCTGTGCTACATCTGTGCCGGCAACGTGGAGAAACTTGTGTCTTGTTGGACCAAAGCTCAGGATGGACactgtcccctctctctccag GACCTGGTGGAGAAAGTGGTGGTGCTGCGTCGTGCAGTCGAACAGACCCAGCGCTCTGATCCCGCTGCTGTTGGCATCCTATTGGCCGAGAAGATGTGCCAGTACGCCAACCTGCTGGCCTCGCAGGGCAGTCTGACCACCGCCATCTCCTACCTGCCCGACAACACCAACCAG GTTGCCATACAGCAGCTCCGTGACCGCCTCAGTCGGGCTCTGGGGCAGCAGGCGgtggctcctgcagctcctgtccAAACCCAGAGAGCTCAGTCTCAGCAACCTGCCCCTCAGGCTCAACACAACTCAGCCCTGCCCCCCCAGCCCTTTACCCCGGTCCAGCCCACCATGGTGCCTCAGCCCACTCAGCCCAGTGCAGCTCCAGTCCCGATGCACACACCAGCCTCTGCGCCTGCACCTGCCCATCCACAGTATTTCCAGCCA GCGGAGCCTCCAAACTCCATGTACGGGATGCcagcctcctccacagcttTTGCTGCACCTCCGGCCTCCGCCTTCATGTACTCCCAACAGTACCAGC CTTACCCTCAGGTCAGCCAGTATCCACCTGGAGCTGGGGGGGTGCCTGTCTATCAGCCTCTTCAATACTCCTCTTCTCAAGGTCCTCTTCCACCTGCCCCTACAGAGCCCTACTCCCCTCCGCCTCATCCCCCTGGCTTTCTCTCTCAGTACACTCAGCCTGTCCCCTCTCAGCAAGCACAACACTTCTATCCCGGACAACCTCCCATCAGCCactgtctgtcctcctctccaccctcACATCCTCCTTTATTTTCCcctgccacctcctcctcctcctcctctttctctttctctgctcctccgtCCTCCGGAGCGTCTTTCCAGCATGGCGGACCAGGATCTCCTGTGTCGTACatgcctcctcctccaacaaGCGGATTCTCAG GGCCTCAGAACGGCTGGAATGACCCCCCTGCTCTGAGCAGagcaacaaagaagaagaag CAGGTTCCAGAGAACTACACTCCTCCTGCACCCATCACTGCTCCCATCCTGTCTCCACTGGGTGCTGATCCTAAGGCCCAGATGGGGTCCTCTGGGGGTCCTCAGGCCATGCTCCAGGGCCCACAGGGTGCCCAGATCCCTTACGCAGGAatgagccagcagcagcagcagcaccaccaccaccaccagcagcagcagcagcagcagcaacagcagcagcagcagttctccCCGACAACCATGAACCCTGCAATGCCCAAGACAAGTATGGAAGGGGCCCCGGGAGCACCTATTGGAGATGTCATTCAG CCTATGCGGTCCATTCCTGCTGAAAAGATCATGAAGAAGCCGATCCCCGATGAGCACGTGGTACTGAAGACCACCTTCGAGGGGCTCATCCAGAAGTGCTTGGCTGTAGCCACCGACCCT CAAACCAAGAGGAAGCTCGATGATGCCAACAAACGTTTGGAAGCACTTTATGACAAACTCAGAGAGCAGACG CTCTCTCCAGCCATCGTAGGAGGACTACACAACATAGCCAGGACTATTGAGTCCCGAGCCTACATGGAGGGCCTCAACATCCACACCCACATCGTCAGTAACAGCAACTTCAGCGAGACGTCAGCATTCATGCCTGTACTAAAGGTGGTGCTGACACAGGCCAACAAACTCGGGGTCTGA